A window from Sinorhizobium fredii encodes these proteins:
- a CDS encoding sugar-binding transcriptional regulator — translation MPIANPKPKTTAPREEIVIARQMHQALVLHYMEGLTQAQIAEQLGISQATVNRLIKRGRQLGLVEIKIKSPVEALVDMEERLLALGGISRAVVVPTVSDNPQTALQAVGEAAARLLLEQIGDGDTICITGGKGVSAVVAGLQPLRRFDVEVIPATGCVQGKHYTDVNHVSTLMADRLGGRSYQIHAPLFADDAEQRAMLINMRSVADVFKRAREAKVAVVGIGSILTDDSSYYDLHPSSSTDRAAIERSGATCELLAHLLDDRGRVCDYSLNRSLVSLTLEEFASIPTKIGVASGPNKAGPILSVMRGNHLDTLVTDEATGARILEIAYEQGFSA, via the coding sequence ATGCCAATTGCCAATCCGAAACCCAAGACGACAGCACCGCGCGAGGAGATCGTCATCGCCCGCCAGATGCACCAGGCGCTGGTCCTGCACTATATGGAAGGTCTGACGCAGGCACAGATCGCCGAGCAGCTCGGCATCTCGCAGGCCACCGTCAACCGCCTTATCAAGCGCGGCCGCCAGCTCGGTCTCGTTGAGATCAAGATCAAATCACCGGTCGAGGCGCTGGTCGACATGGAGGAGCGACTGCTCGCGCTCGGCGGCATCAGCCGCGCAGTCGTGGTGCCCACCGTCTCCGACAACCCGCAGACCGCGCTCCAGGCGGTCGGCGAGGCGGCGGCACGGCTGTTGCTCGAGCAGATCGGCGACGGCGACACGATCTGCATCACTGGCGGCAAGGGCGTCAGCGCCGTCGTCGCCGGCCTGCAGCCGCTGCGCCGCTTCGATGTCGAGGTCATTCCGGCAACGGGCTGCGTACAGGGGAAACACTATACTGACGTCAACCATGTCTCGACCCTGATGGCCGACCGGCTCGGAGGGCGCTCCTACCAGATCCACGCACCCCTCTTTGCCGACGATGCCGAGCAGCGGGCGATGCTGATCAACATGCGTTCCGTCGCCGACGTCTTCAAACGGGCGCGCGAGGCGAAGGTGGCGGTGGTCGGCATAGGCTCAATCCTGACGGACGACTCGAGCTACTACGATCTGCACCCGTCCTCCAGCACCGATCGGGCGGCGATCGAACGCTCCGGCGCGACCTGCGAACTGCTCGCGCACCTGCTCGACGATCGGGGCCGGGTTTGCGACTACAGCCTCAACCGTTCGCTGGTGTCGCTGACGCTTGAGGAATTTGCCTCGATCCCGACCAAGATCGGGGTCGCGAGCGGACCCAACAAGGCGGGCCCGATTCTCAGCGTCATGCGGGGCAACCATCTCGACACACTCGTAACCGACGAGGCCACCGGCGCGCGTATTCTTGAAATTGCGTACGAGCAAGGATTTTCCGCATGA
- a CDS encoding ABC transporter permease, translating into MAIDTMVAGATKTSSWKRIGRMREAGLIAIILTLCVVMSFASPHFLTLGNFRAMLMSFSVEGIVVVGMTILLIVGGIDLAVGSVVCFAMVLSGTLFLAGLDPWMASLVGIVVSSAIGGIMGFFVTVVGLNHFITSLAAMVIVRGLCLIITKGTPLSLFTLPAGFKAVGQGTFYGVPYVILIFVAVVILFDFLLRRATAFRKVFYTGSNEKAALYSGIKTSQVKFWVTVLCSTLAGVAGVIYMSRFGAATPTFGVGMELNIIAAAVIGGASLNGGSGTILGAILGIALLSVVTSSLILLDVSVYWQDMIKGCILLAAVSIDHFLHKRKAA; encoded by the coding sequence ATGGCAATCGACACGATGGTGGCAGGCGCGACGAAGACATCCTCCTGGAAACGCATCGGCAGGATGCGCGAGGCGGGGCTGATCGCGATCATCCTCACGCTCTGCGTGGTCATGAGCTTCGCCTCGCCGCACTTCCTGACACTCGGCAACTTCCGCGCCATGCTGATGAGTTTTTCGGTTGAAGGCATCGTCGTCGTGGGCATGACGATCTTGCTCATCGTCGGTGGCATCGACCTCGCGGTCGGCTCCGTCGTCTGCTTTGCAATGGTGCTCTCGGGCACGCTCTTCCTCGCCGGTCTCGACCCTTGGATGGCCTCGCTCGTGGGCATCGTTGTGAGTAGCGCTATCGGCGGTATCATGGGCTTCTTCGTGACGGTCGTGGGCCTCAACCACTTTATCACATCGCTCGCCGCCATGGTGATCGTGCGCGGGCTTTGCCTCATCATCACAAAGGGCACGCCGCTTTCGCTCTTCACGCTGCCGGCGGGCTTCAAGGCGGTTGGGCAGGGCACGTTTTACGGCGTTCCCTATGTCATTCTGATCTTCGTCGCCGTCGTCATTCTGTTCGATTTCCTGCTGCGCCGGGCGACCGCCTTTCGCAAGGTCTTCTACACCGGCAGCAACGAGAAGGCGGCGCTCTATTCCGGTATCAAGACCAGTCAGGTTAAGTTCTGGGTGACAGTGCTCTGTTCAACTCTCGCCGGTGTTGCAGGCGTCATCTACATGTCCCGCTTCGGCGCCGCGACCCCCACCTTCGGCGTCGGCATGGAACTCAACATCATCGCCGCGGCGGTGATCGGCGGCGCCTCACTCAACGGCGGCTCCGGCACGATCCTCGGCGCCATCCTCGGCATAGCGCTTCTTTCTGTCGTCACCAGCTCTCTGATCCTGCTCGATGTTTCGGTCTATTGGCAGGACATGATCAAGGGGTGCATTCTGCTCGCTGCCGTTTCCATCGACCATTTCCTGCACAAGCGGAAGGCCGCCTGA
- a CDS encoding sugar ABC transporter ATP-binding protein produces MAEPVLTIHHVTKHFGAVKALTDVDFMLERGEIHALCGENGAGKSTLMNIIAGVLQPTEGEIRMDGKIVRIPSPAVAQSLGIGLVHQEIALCPDVTVAENMFMAATNRRRAPFMNYRALERAAQTVMNRLGAIDVGRKVADLPISSQQLVEIAKALTLDCRVLILDEPTAALTESEAQQLFAIIRDLKANGISIIYISHRMAEIFSLCDRVTVFRDGRYVCTDRIADITPDDVVRHMVGREITQLYPEKLRPGEASGEPIFEVDTIGDGERFHGVSFALRKGEILGIGGLIGSGRTEIAEAICGLGARTAGTVCLRGKTQKFNSYSDAVKAGIVYLSEDRKGSGVFLEMSIAKNMSVLDLKSMTNSVGLMNARAEAALAEGLARRLAVRMGGIEAPAKSLSGGNQQKVAIAKQLAVKPKVILMDEPTRGIDVGAKAEIHRLLRELARSGIGIIVISSEMPELLGLSDRVLVIREGRIAGELGADEMTEEAVIRLASGVGTAKAANHAG; encoded by the coding sequence ATGGCGGAGCCTGTGCTGACCATTCATCATGTCACCAAGCACTTCGGTGCGGTGAAGGCGCTGACGGACGTCGACTTCATGCTCGAACGCGGTGAGATCCATGCGCTGTGCGGCGAGAACGGCGCCGGCAAGTCGACGCTGATGAACATCATCGCCGGCGTACTGCAGCCAACCGAGGGTGAGATCCGAATGGACGGGAAGATCGTACGGATCCCCTCGCCAGCCGTCGCCCAATCACTCGGCATTGGGCTCGTGCATCAGGAAATCGCGCTCTGCCCGGATGTGACCGTTGCGGAAAACATGTTCATGGCGGCGACCAACCGCCGCCGTGCCCCCTTCATGAATTACCGCGCGCTCGAACGCGCGGCGCAGACGGTAATGAACCGGTTGGGCGCAATCGACGTCGGCCGCAAGGTCGCCGATCTGCCGATTTCCAGTCAGCAGCTCGTCGAGATCGCGAAGGCTCTGACGCTCGACTGCCGGGTGCTGATCCTGGACGAGCCGACCGCGGCGCTGACCGAAAGCGAGGCACAGCAGCTCTTTGCGATTATCCGCGACCTCAAGGCGAACGGCATATCGATCATCTATATCAGTCATCGCATGGCCGAGATATTCAGCCTCTGCGACCGGGTCACCGTGTTCCGCGACGGTCGTTACGTCTGCACCGACCGCATTGCCGACATCACGCCGGATGACGTGGTACGCCATATGGTGGGGCGCGAGATCACGCAGCTTTACCCGGAGAAGCTTAGGCCCGGTGAGGCGTCCGGCGAGCCGATCTTCGAGGTGGACACCATCGGTGACGGCGAGCGTTTTCATGGCGTCAGCTTCGCGCTGCGCAAGGGCGAGATTCTTGGCATCGGCGGCCTGATCGGATCCGGCCGCACGGAAATCGCCGAGGCGATCTGCGGGCTTGGAGCGCGCACGGCGGGCACAGTATGCCTGCGCGGCAAGACGCAGAAGTTCAATTCCTATTCCGATGCCGTGAAGGCCGGGATCGTCTATCTGTCGGAGGACCGCAAGGGCTCCGGCGTGTTTCTGGAGATGTCGATCGCGAAGAACATGTCGGTGCTGGACCTGAAGTCGATGACGAATTCAGTCGGTCTCATGAACGCACGTGCGGAGGCTGCGCTTGCCGAGGGTCTCGCCCGGCGGCTTGCGGTGCGGATGGGCGGAATCGAGGCACCTGCAAAATCGCTCTCCGGCGGCAACCAGCAGAAAGTTGCGATCGCCAAGCAACTCGCGGTGAAGCCGAAGGTCATTCTGATGGACGAGCCGACACGCGGCATCGATGTGGGCGCGAAGGCCGAGATTCACCGGCTGTTGCGCGAGCTTGCCCGCTCGGGCATCGGCATCATCGTCATCTCTTCGGAAATGCCGGAGCTGCTCGGCCTCTCAGACCGCGTGCTCGTGATCCGGGAGGGGCGCATCGCTGGTGAACTCGGCGCCGACGAGATGACGGAAGAGGCCGTGATCCGCCTTGCCTCAGGGGTGGGGACGGCAAAGGCGGCAAACCATGCCGGGTGA
- a CDS encoding substrate-binding domain-containing protein — MRTFFSTTAMAVLAATLFADSAAAETENPFRCKPGEKYVMNVMVSGVEYWFPVYEMFKQAGQQFGCETEYTGTPEYDVNKQIATFDQALAQNPAGILVHPMNSDPFIEPINRAIDQGTAVVTFAADSPLSKRVSFITSDNTREGIYAADAIAEKMGGKGEYAVLENPGQDNHDKRIAAFIGRMEEKWPDMKLVGRAASNQDPTKAYQGLNSIIQANPNLGAVFMPEANSAIGAAQANKEGGGKVLVMCADVNANILDMIKAGEVFGSINPNQGMQGYMGFMLLWLAKHPELIDPMNDAKRSGFNPMSIPVVDNGLSIVTAENADDFYWDKYLKRRGTKGIEE, encoded by the coding sequence TTGCGCACTTTTTTCAGCACGACCGCAATGGCGGTCCTTGCGGCAACGCTTTTTGCCGATTCCGCGGCCGCCGAGACAGAGAACCCGTTCCGCTGCAAGCCCGGCGAAAAATACGTCATGAACGTCATGGTCTCTGGCGTCGAATACTGGTTCCCGGTCTATGAAATGTTCAAGCAGGCGGGCCAGCAGTTCGGCTGCGAGACGGAATATACGGGCACGCCGGAATATGACGTCAACAAACAGATCGCCACATTCGATCAGGCACTGGCACAGAACCCGGCCGGCATTCTCGTCCATCCAATGAACTCCGACCCATTCATCGAGCCGATCAACCGGGCGATCGACCAGGGGACGGCAGTCGTAACCTTCGCGGCCGACTCGCCGCTTTCCAAGCGCGTGTCGTTCATCACCTCGGACAACACCCGCGAAGGCATCTATGCCGCCGACGCGATCGCCGAGAAGATGGGCGGCAAGGGTGAATATGCGGTTCTCGAGAACCCGGGCCAGGACAATCACGACAAACGCATCGCGGCCTTCATCGGCCGCATGGAGGAGAAGTGGCCGGACATGAAGCTGGTCGGCCGCGCTGCCTCCAACCAGGATCCGACCAAGGCCTATCAGGGCCTCAATAGTATCATCCAGGCCAATCCGAACCTCGGCGCCGTCTTCATGCCGGAAGCGAATTCGGCGATCGGCGCCGCGCAGGCCAACAAGGAAGGCGGTGGAAAGGTCCTCGTCATGTGCGCGGACGTCAACGCAAATATCCTCGACATGATCAAGGCCGGCGAGGTCTTCGGTTCGATCAACCCGAACCAGGGAATGCAGGGCTATATGGGCTTCATGTTGCTTTGGCTTGCCAAGCATCCGGAACTGATCGATCCGATGAACGACGCGAAGCGCTCCGGCTTCAACCCGATGAGCATCCCCGTCGTCGACAACGGCCTCTCCATCGTGACGGCCGAAAATGCCGACGACTTCTATTGGGACAAGTACCTGAAGCGTCGCGGTACGAAGGGCATCGAGGAGTAA
- a CDS encoding DUF982 domain-containing protein yields the protein MKEIPWRIALSVRLQNGIERRFCGPYDALDFLENEWPNHGRRYYQAVRDCRAALSRLQTAEVARLSFIDACIEASMPFAETRGSHTPALLKSTSARRRY from the coding sequence ATGAAGGAGATCCCCTGGCGAATAGCCCTTTCGGTAAGACTGCAAAACGGCATAGAGCGACGGTTCTGTGGCCCGTATGACGCCCTCGACTTCCTCGAGAACGAGTGGCCAAACCATGGAAGACGTTACTACCAAGCAGTCAGGGATTGCCGTGCGGCGTTGTCGAGGCTTCAGACAGCCGAGGTGGCAAGGCTATCATTTATCGATGCCTGTATAGAGGCATCGATGCCATTTGCGGAGACCCGTGGCAGTCACACTCCGGCTCTGCTCAAGAGCACCTCTGCGCGGCGACGGTACTGA
- a CDS encoding Crp/Fnr family transcriptional regulator has protein sequence MAVPSQASINNQLLTLLPEPDYRQIAPDLDPVNVARGSLLATAGDPIEHVYYLTSGIGSLVASTPEGNRAEAGIFGREGYIPTSAAMGVELSVHDVIMQIEGDAYRMEFTAFRKWMDRNRNFAKVMIRCIEAFSIQLTYTAISNAVHGVDERLARWLLMCHDRVSGDEIPLTHEFISLMLAVRRPSVTTALHILEGNGFIRSVRGNIIIRNRQALEEFARDAYGKPEAEYQRLMTGLF, from the coding sequence ATGGCAGTTCCTTCCCAAGCCTCAATCAACAATCAGTTGTTGACCCTGCTCCCCGAGCCCGACTATCGCCAGATCGCGCCCGATCTCGACCCCGTCAATGTGGCGAGAGGGTCGTTGCTGGCAACGGCCGGCGATCCCATCGAGCATGTCTACTATCTCACATCCGGCATCGGTTCGCTGGTCGCCTCCACGCCGGAAGGCAACAGAGCAGAGGCGGGCATCTTCGGGCGTGAAGGTTACATTCCAACCTCTGCGGCGATGGGTGTTGAGCTAAGCGTCCACGACGTCATCATGCAGATCGAAGGAGATGCTTACCGGATGGAGTTCACCGCATTCCGGAAGTGGATGGATCGTAACCGGAACTTCGCAAAGGTCATGATCCGGTGCATCGAGGCCTTCTCGATTCAGCTTACCTACACTGCCATTTCGAACGCCGTGCACGGGGTGGACGAGAGATTGGCGAGGTGGCTGCTGATGTGTCATGACCGTGTCTCAGGCGACGAAATTCCTCTGACACACGAGTTCATCTCGCTGATGCTCGCCGTTCGTCGTCCAAGCGTCACCACCGCGCTGCATATTTTGGAAGGAAACGGCTTCATTCGCTCGGTCAGGGGGAACATCATCATCCGGAACAGACAGGCCCTCGAGGAGTTCGCCCGGGACGCCTATGGTAAGCCGGAAGCGGAATATCAGCGGCTTATGACAGGGCTTTTCTGA
- a CDS encoding alpha/beta hydrolase gives MSIAKLLLMLLAVTTIGYVSLLGVTYISQRALLYPGAQQAPGHASWGETVYIMTPDGERLFGLYSRGKPRKPAVLFFLGNADRIDNYSFLAQALASRGIGLLAISYRGYPGSTGTPSEVGLLTDGVAAFDWLAAGSEGRIIVLGQSLGSGVAIDTARRRPAIAVILVSGYLSVLSLAQTIYPYFPVALLIKDPFRSDLRIAEVRQPKLFIHGRRDAVIPLSSGEALYKIAPKPKQMLIYDGSGHNDLWDAPMVDDIIRFLEGFNEL, from the coding sequence GTGAGCATCGCAAAACTTCTGCTGATGTTGTTGGCTGTGACGACTATCGGCTATGTGTCCCTCCTCGGCGTGACGTACATCTCCCAGAGAGCCCTCCTCTATCCCGGTGCGCAACAGGCGCCTGGGCACGCAAGCTGGGGCGAGACTGTCTATATCATGACGCCGGATGGAGAGAGGCTTTTCGGACTCTACAGCCGGGGCAAACCCCGCAAGCCGGCCGTGCTATTCTTTCTTGGCAACGCTGACCGGATCGACAACTATAGCTTTCTCGCCCAAGCGCTGGCCTCACGAGGCATCGGCCTGCTGGCAATTTCCTATCGCGGCTATCCCGGGTCGACCGGGACACCGAGCGAGGTAGGCCTACTCACCGACGGAGTTGCCGCATTCGACTGGCTTGCTGCAGGATCTGAAGGCCGGATCATTGTGCTCGGCCAGTCTCTGGGAAGCGGCGTCGCCATCGATACTGCGCGGCGCAGACCGGCTATCGCCGTCATTCTCGTTTCTGGCTACCTGTCGGTGCTATCGCTCGCTCAGACGATTTACCCCTACTTCCCGGTTGCACTCCTTATCAAGGATCCGTTCCGCTCCGACCTGAGAATAGCAGAGGTCAGGCAGCCGAAGCTGTTCATCCACGGGCGGCGTGACGCTGTCATTCCGCTTTCCTCGGGCGAGGCGCTGTATAAAATCGCACCCAAGCCCAAGCAAATGCTGATCTACGACGGCTCCGGCCATAATGACCTCTGGGACGCCCCGATGGTCGACGACATTATCCGGTTCTTGGAGGGCTTCAACGAGCTCTAG
- a CDS encoding helix-turn-helix transcriptional regulator — MERKSSTLSNAEERNKALPKKNKVVILAKADLLSECLTQAISMRFQGQDVVSLPDTEGLLTSNLIGVSLIMLYRLPAAVFPSIMRTIHELHPNAAIGLMVQNADELDSSIAELVDEGLLQGVLPLNLNLDVCLSAIDLLMKGGEHFPAALLRCLVPRALAGGGVVAQKQAISENINMEREADIAPSLLSAREIQVLDLVCKGTRNKIIADRLGLAENTVKVHVRNIYQKMKVRNRTEAASRYLEATLVSPRSAPVARTP; from the coding sequence ATGGAACGCAAGAGCTCGACCCTGAGCAATGCTGAAGAGCGCAATAAGGCGTTGCCGAAGAAAAACAAGGTCGTCATTCTCGCCAAGGCCGATCTGTTGTCCGAGTGTCTGACGCAGGCGATCAGCATGCGTTTTCAAGGTCAAGACGTCGTAAGCCTTCCCGATACCGAGGGTCTTTTGACCAGCAATCTTATCGGCGTAAGCCTGATCATGCTCTATCGTCTGCCGGCGGCAGTATTTCCATCAATCATGAGGACGATTCACGAGCTCCATCCAAATGCTGCGATCGGCCTGATGGTGCAGAATGCGGACGAACTCGACTCGTCGATTGCGGAACTTGTCGACGAAGGGTTGCTTCAAGGCGTCCTGCCCCTGAATCTCAATCTCGACGTATGCCTCAGCGCCATCGATCTCTTGATGAAGGGCGGCGAGCATTTTCCCGCTGCATTGCTTCGGTGTCTGGTGCCGAGAGCGCTCGCAGGGGGCGGCGTTGTCGCGCAAAAACAGGCGATTTCGGAAAATATCAATATGGAACGCGAGGCCGACATTGCCCCAAGCCTCCTGAGCGCGCGAGAGATCCAGGTTCTCGATCTCGTATGCAAGGGCACACGGAACAAGATCATCGCAGATCGTCTCGGGCTTGCCGAAAACACCGTCAAGGTGCATGTCCGCAACATCTACCAGAAGATGAAAGTGCGCAATCGGACGGAGGCGGCGTCGCGCTACTTGGAAGCGACGCTGGTTTCGCCTCGCTCCGCACCAGTCGCGCGGACGCCCTGA
- a CDS encoding tetratricopeptide repeat protein: protein MLLVALFVCGCQSAAFDDVAAFGDSAKTLEDDSAVAFYKNDELIPTGKLQFKEKNYGKSYAIYKRAVAVFPQDPAAWLGFAASADMIGRFDTSDRAYQQLSKMIGKSPVYYNNVGYSHLLRGDLPRARQYFLKAYELDPANETTARNLELMKNSVKYAQR, encoded by the coding sequence TTGCTGTTGGTCGCGCTCTTCGTTTGCGGATGCCAATCGGCTGCTTTCGACGACGTTGCGGCATTTGGCGATAGTGCCAAAACCCTTGAGGACGACTCGGCCGTCGCCTTCTACAAGAACGACGAACTGATCCCGACCGGCAAGTTGCAGTTCAAGGAAAAGAACTACGGCAAATCCTACGCCATCTATAAACGTGCGGTTGCCGTTTTTCCGCAGGACCCCGCTGCTTGGCTCGGCTTCGCTGCCTCTGCTGACATGATCGGACGGTTCGACACATCGGATCGGGCCTATCAGCAACTCTCCAAGATGATCGGCAAGAGTCCGGTTTATTACAACAATGTCGGCTATTCCCATCTTCTGCGCGGCGACTTGCCGCGCGCACGCCAGTACTTTCTCAAGGCGTATGAGCTCGACCCTGCGAATGAGACGACGGCGCGCAATCTCGAGCTGATGAAGAACAGCGTCAAATACGCGCAGCGGTAA
- a CDS encoding AAA family ATPase → MHSLNQVHEDSAPELDARMPLASMSVEETGLEFSFLLRLAAKCATEQDTVTPSHLAERMKLPKAVINLLVKELVKLAYMEARGLAGEDVRSDIRYALSTKGMEYAHAAIRQSSYVGPAPVSLDAFCRQLGLQSIHHERVTQEGLLASLEGLVLSPSLVEKLGPAMNSGQSILLYGPPGNGKTSIAERTSRLFRQTIWVPYAIEVGGYVISFYDEAVHQPVNGMPYPKADQRWVECRRPVIKTGGELTLDLLDLAYSEGSTVYEAPLHLKASGGVFIIDDFGRQQVMPQALINRWIVPLERGYDFLTLHTGKKFKVPFDELVVFSTNIAPKELSDEAGLRRLKYKIFVNNPSREEYIQIFKAYARSVAVEMSVSDLELFYNRKYGGESLGSCYHPKYLLDFIGSYCAFNGLRKVASLEMLERAWEGVFTAD, encoded by the coding sequence ATGCATTCGCTCAATCAGGTTCATGAAGATAGCGCTCCGGAACTTGACGCCCGTATGCCGCTGGCGTCGATGAGCGTGGAAGAAACGGGGCTCGAGTTCTCCTTTCTGCTGCGGCTCGCCGCAAAGTGCGCGACCGAGCAGGACACGGTAACGCCATCGCATCTGGCGGAACGGATGAAACTGCCCAAGGCGGTGATCAATCTTCTGGTCAAGGAATTGGTGAAGCTCGCCTATATGGAGGCAAGGGGTCTGGCCGGGGAGGACGTGAGGTCCGACATCCGATACGCGCTTTCGACCAAGGGCATGGAATATGCCCATGCAGCCATTCGCCAGTCCTCCTATGTGGGGCCGGCGCCGGTCTCGCTCGACGCCTTTTGCCGCCAGCTCGGCCTGCAGTCCATTCACCATGAGCGCGTGACCCAGGAAGGACTGCTCGCCAGCCTCGAGGGGCTGGTGCTGTCACCGTCGCTGGTCGAGAAGCTGGGTCCCGCTATGAATTCGGGGCAATCCATCCTGCTTTACGGCCCGCCCGGTAACGGCAAGACCAGCATCGCCGAGCGCACCTCGCGCCTGTTCCGACAGACGATCTGGGTGCCCTATGCCATCGAGGTCGGCGGTTACGTCATCAGCTTCTACGACGAAGCGGTTCACCAGCCGGTGAACGGGATGCCCTATCCGAAGGCCGATCAGCGTTGGGTCGAATGCCGGCGTCCGGTGATCAAGACCGGCGGCGAACTGACGCTCGACCTGCTCGACCTCGCCTACAGCGAAGGCTCGACGGTGTATGAGGCGCCGCTGCATCTCAAGGCCTCCGGCGGTGTCTTCATCATCGACGACTTCGGCCGCCAGCAGGTGATGCCGCAGGCGCTCATCAACCGCTGGATCGTGCCACTCGAGCGCGGCTACGACTTCCTGACCCTGCATACGGGCAAGAAATTCAAGGTTCCTTTCGATGAGCTCGTTGTCTTCTCGACCAACATTGCCCCGAAGGAACTTTCCGACGAGGCTGGGCTGCGGCGGCTGAAATACAAGATATTCGTCAACAATCCTTCTCGAGAAGAATATATCCAAATATTCAAGGCCTATGCGCGAAGCGTGGCAGTAGAGATGTCTGTGTCGGACTTGGAGCTGTTCTACAATCGGAAATACGGTGGCGAATCACTGGGCTCCTGCTACCATCCGAAGTATCTTCTCGACTTTATCGGGTCCTATTGCGCGTTCAACGGATTGCGAAAGGTCGCATCGCTGGAGATGCTGGAACGGGCGTGGGAAGGGGTCTTCACGGCGGACTAG
- a CDS encoding type II secretion system F family protein, with protein sequence MWNEYGIYLIVFFSVMIFSAAASEVVFRRREVGVRLSEAKSRVTGNDIVDGAMADLGEAENRLIRRYFEITRHDTNVNSTQNRLIRAGYFSANSVTTFQAIRAIVCIGMMVMTVWAFNRFFPETTRMMTLLVGMFAAGTTFILVNIYIDRRGDAKEREYRRLFPDFMDMLIVCLDAGMSLEAAANRVAREFVSKRKDFGLHLSIMMLEVRGGRRLREALANLAARLRIDEARALAVLFRQSEELGTSVTQTLRVYSKEMRDMRVVRAEEKANALPIKMLLPLGAFLFPVSLVIVLVPVVIRVISLIVGLTPGG encoded by the coding sequence ATGTGGAACGAGTACGGTATATACCTCATCGTCTTCTTCTCGGTCATGATCTTTTCCGCCGCCGCCTCGGAAGTCGTTTTCCGGCGGCGCGAGGTGGGTGTCCGGCTTTCGGAGGCCAAATCGCGGGTGACGGGCAATGATATCGTGGATGGCGCGATGGCGGATCTCGGCGAGGCCGAGAACCGCCTGATCCGCCGCTATTTCGAGATCACCCGACACGACACCAACGTGAATTCCACGCAGAACCGGCTCATTCGCGCCGGTTATTTCAGCGCCAATTCAGTCACCACCTTCCAGGCGATCCGCGCGATCGTCTGCATCGGTATGATGGTCATGACGGTCTGGGCGTTCAACCGCTTCTTCCCCGAGACGACGCGGATGATGACCTTGCTTGTCGGCATGTTCGCCGCCGGCACGACCTTTATTCTGGTGAATATCTACATCGATCGGCGCGGTGACGCGAAGGAGCGCGAGTATCGCCGTCTCTTCCCGGATTTCATGGACATGCTGATCGTCTGCCTGGATGCGGGCATGAGCCTTGAAGCCGCGGCAAATCGCGTCGCGCGGGAATTCGTCAGCAAGAGGAAGGACTTCGGTCTGCATCTTTCGATCATGATGCTCGAAGTGCGTGGCGGCCGCAGGCTGCGCGAAGCGCTTGCCAATCTCGCGGCGCGGCTCAGAATCGACGAGGCGCGGGCACTTGCGGTGCTTTTCCGCCAGTCGGAAGAACTCGGAACCAGCGTCACGCAGACGCTCAGGGTTTATAGCAAGGAAATGCGCGACATGCGCGTCGTCCGGGCGGAGGAAAAGGCCAATGCATTGCCGATCAAGATGCTGCTGCCGCTCGGCGCCTTCCTGTTTCCGGTAAGTCTTGTCATCGTTTTGGTGCCGGTCGTCATTCGCGTCATCAGTCTCATCGTCGGCCTGACGCCCGGCGGTTAA